In Microcebus murinus isolate Inina chromosome 20, M.murinus_Inina_mat1.0, whole genome shotgun sequence, the following are encoded in one genomic region:
- the H1-10 gene encoding histone H1.10: MSVELEEALPPTAGEGGLPGKASRGAGSGGPASKGSSSSSKKKKKKTKKKNQPGKYSRLVVETIRRLAERGGSSLARVYAEARKVPWFDQQNGRTYLKYSIRALVQNDTLLQVKGTGANGSFKLNRKKVEAGGGGCGVGGEAPGAPKQKKKKAAEKEAASSSSSSLRRGKQRQPAPAGRLSHTRKNSKDKGGRASAAKVKKAAKPSLLPKVHKGRK; encoded by the coding sequence ATGTCggtggagctggaggaggcccTGCCTCCCACCGCGGGCGAGGGAGGCCTCCCCGGGAAGGCGTCTCGGGGCGCGGGGAGTGGAGGCCCGGCCTCgaagggcagcagcagcagcagcaagaagaagaagaagaagacgaaGAAGAAGAACCAGCCGGGCAAGTACAGCAGGCTGGTGGTGGAGACCATCCGGAGGCTGGCGGAGCGTGGAGGCTCGTCGCTGGCCCGCGTCTACGCGGAGGCCCGCAAGGTGCCGTGGTTCGACCAGCAGAACGGCCGCACCTACCTCAAGTACTCCATCAGGGCCCTGGTGCAGAACGACACGCTCCTGCAGGTCAAGGGCACCGGCGCCAACGGCTCCTTCAAGCTCAACCGCAAGAAAGTGGAGGCCGGGGGCGGAGGCTGCGGCGTCGGTGGCGAGGCTCCCGGGGCGCCCaagcaaaagaagaagaaggcgGCGGAAAAGGAGGCCgcctccagcagcagcagcagcctccgGAGGGGCAAGCAGCGGCAGCCTGCACCCGCGGGGAGGCTTTCCCACACCAGGAAGAACAGCAAGGACAAAGGTGGGAGAGCCTCCGCCGCCAAGGTGAAGAAGGCCGCCaagcccagcctcctccccaaaGTGCACAAGGGGCGCAAGTGA